From a single Chloroflexia bacterium SDU3-3 genomic region:
- a CDS encoding response regulator transcription factor, whose translation MIRVLIVDDQDIVREGLRVVLGASPQIEVVGVAADGAAAVEQAAALRPDVTLMDLKMPLMDGVQATQAIRQRTPEVAVIVLTTYDEDTWILDAIRAGAAGYLLKDTSSASLVAAIEGVVAGRTHIDPAVAARLFSFVRTGVPARSAVVDQLSERELGVLRLLASGLSNSAIGDRLGLAEGTVRNHVTSIFAKLGVADRAQATALAWRYGLVTPDGG comes from the coding sequence ATGATACGGGTGCTGATCGTGGATGACCAGGACATCGTGCGCGAGGGGCTGCGGGTGGTGCTGGGGGCCAGCCCGCAGATCGAGGTGGTGGGCGTGGCAGCGGATGGCGCGGCGGCGGTGGAGCAGGCGGCAGCGCTGCGCCCCGATGTGACCCTGATGGACCTGAAGATGCCGCTGATGGACGGCGTGCAGGCCACCCAGGCCATCCGGCAGCGCACCCCCGAGGTGGCCGTGATCGTGCTGACCACCTACGACGAGGACACATGGATTCTGGATGCCATCCGCGCGGGGGCCGCAGGCTACCTGCTGAAAGATACCAGCAGCGCCAGCCTAGTGGCCGCCATCGAGGGCGTGGTGGCGGGCAGAACCCATATCGACCCGGCGGTGGCGGCGCGGCTGTTCAGCTTCGTGCGCACGGGGGTGCCCGCCCGCAGCGCCGTGGTCGATCAGCTCAGCGAGCGCGAGCTGGGCGTGCTGCGGCTGCTGGCCAGCGGCCTGAGCAACAGCGCCATCGGCGATAGGCTGGGCCTAGCCGAGGGCACCGTGCGCAACCACGTGACCAGCATCTTTGCCAAGCTGGGCGTGGCCGACCGCGCCCAGGCCACCGCGCTGGCCTGGCGCTACGGCCTCGTCACCCCCGATGGCGGCTAG
- a CDS encoding urease subunit beta, with protein MAASGNSRYILRDEPIEINAGRPTVTISVSNTGDRPIQVGSHFHFFEVNRALAFDREAALGMRLNIPAGLAVRFEPGDTRDVELVALGGLRRAVGFNNLADGSTDTEGGRRAALLRAKEKGFTAE; from the coding sequence ATGGCCGCTTCGGGGAACAGCCGCTACATCCTGCGCGACGAGCCGATCGAGATCAACGCGGGCCGCCCAACGGTGACGATCAGCGTGAGCAACACGGGCGACCGGCCCATCCAGGTCGGGTCGCACTTCCACTTTTTCGAGGTGAACCGGGCCCTGGCCTTCGACCGTGAGGCGGCACTGGGCATGCGCCTGAACATCCCCGCCGGGCTGGCGGTGCGCTTCGAGCCGGGCGACACCCGCGATGTGGAGCTGGTGGCGCTGGGCGGGCTGCGGCGGGCGGTGGGCTTCAACAATCTGGCCGATGGCAGCACCGACACCGAGGGCGGGCGGCGGGCCGCGCTGCTGCGGGCCAAGGAGAAGGGTTTCACCGCCGAGTAG
- a CDS encoding NAD(P)-dependent oxidoreductase has translation MKKIVVTGGSGKAGRAVVRDLAEHGYDVLNVDLAKPHELLAPFLRADLTDYGQAVEALRGADAVVHLAAIPAPGLETDARTFFVNTTSTYNVFSAAALLGLGRVVWASSETTLGLPFDREQPHYAPIDEAHPLYPQSSYALSKVLGEEMARQISRQSGIPFVGLRFSNVMEPQDYAQFRSFQADARLRKWNLWGYVDARDVALSCRLGLLADIKGAESFIIAAADTVMETPNSALMAEVFPGVPLRATTGEHETLLSIEKARRLLGYEPAYSWRSWNAE, from the coding sequence GCAGTGGTGCGCGACCTGGCGGAGCACGGGTACGATGTGCTCAACGTGGATCTGGCCAAGCCCCACGAGCTGCTCGCCCCATTCCTGCGCGCCGACCTGACGGACTACGGCCAGGCGGTGGAGGCGCTGCGCGGCGCAGATGCTGTGGTGCATCTGGCCGCCATCCCTGCCCCAGGCCTAGAGACCGACGCCCGCACGTTTTTTGTCAACACCACCAGCACCTACAACGTATTTAGCGCCGCCGCGCTGCTGGGCCTGGGCCGCGTGGTCTGGGCATCCAGCGAGACCACGCTGGGCCTGCCCTTCGACCGCGAGCAGCCGCACTACGCCCCGATCGACGAGGCCCACCCGCTCTACCCCCAGTCGAGCTACGCGCTCTCCAAGGTGCTGGGCGAGGAGATGGCCCGCCAGATCAGCCGCCAGAGCGGCATCCCCTTTGTTGGACTGCGCTTCTCGAATGTGATGGAGCCGCAGGACTACGCGCAGTTCCGCAGCTTCCAGGCCGACGCACGGCTGCGCAAGTGGAACCTGTGGGGCTATGTGGATGCCCGCGACGTGGCGCTCTCCTGCCGCCTAGGGCTGCTGGCAGACATCAAGGGTGCCGAGTCGTTCATCATCGCCGCCGCCGACACGGTGATGGAGACGCCCAACAGCGCGCTGATGGCCGAGGTCTTCCCCGGCGTGCCCCTGCGCGCCACCACCGGCGAGCACGAGACGCTGCTCTCGATCGAGAAGGCCCGCAGGCTGCTGGGCTACGAGCCGGCCTACTCGTGGCGCTCGTGGAATGCCGAGTGA